The genomic stretch CGGCAAGGGCGGGGCCAACTTCGATCCGAAGGGCAAGTCCGACAATGAGATCATGCGCTTCTGCCAGGCGTTCATGAGCGAGCTGTACCGCCATATCGGCCCGACCATCGACGTGCCGGCCGGCGACATCGGCGTTGGCGCGCGCGAAATCGGCTACCTGTTCGGCCAGTACAAGCGCCTGACCGGCCGCTACGAAGGCGTGCTGACCGGCAAGGGACTGAACTGGGGCGGGTCGCTGGCGCGCAAGGAAGCCACCGGCTATGGCACGGTGTACTTCGCCGGTCAGATGCTGGCCGATGCCGGGCAGACGCTGGAAGGCAAAACCTGCGTCGTCTCCGGCGCCGGCAATGTGGCCATCTACACCATCGAGAAACTGCAGGCCTGTGGTGCCCGCCCGGTCACGGCCAGTGATTCGACCGGCTTTGTCCACGACCCGGCCGGTATCGATCTCGCCCTGCTGAAACAGGTCAAGGAAGTCGAACACGCATCGCTGGCCCGCTATGCCGAGCAGCGCGGCGGAGTGCGCTTCGTGCCGGTGAGCGACTATGCGTCGGGCCGCAATGCGGTCTGGTCGGTACCGTGTGACGCCGCTTTCCCGTGCGCGACGCAGAACGAACTGAACGGTGACGATGCGACGCAACTGCTGAACAACGGCTGCAAGCTGGTCGCCGAAGGCGCCAATATGCCGTCCACCCAGGAAGCCGTCAGCCGCTTCCTCGACGCCGGCATCCTGTACGGCCCGGGCAAGGCGGCCAATGCCGGCGGCGTGGCCACCAGCCAGCTGGAAATGAGCCAGAACGCGTCGATGCAGCAGTGGAGCTTCGAGCAGGTCGACGCCCGGCTGCACGAGATCATGACCGGCATCTACCGCCAGGCCAGCGAGACCGCCCGCGAGTTTGGCGAACCGCACAACCTGGTGCTCGGCGCCAACATCGCCGGCTTCCGCAAGGTGGCCGACGCGATGATCGAGCAGGGCGTGGTGTAAGGTTGCGGGTCAACCGGATTCGGGCGCAGGATCCGGGATGACAGACCACACGGCAGGGCCATACCCTGCCGTGTTTTTCGTGGAGCATGCATGCCGACCGACCGCACTACCACTTTCCGCTGCCACCTCGATCTGCCGGCCGGTTTTCGCCGCGGCGACCTGCTGGCCTTTCATCGTCGTGATCCGCAACAGCAGGCCGAACAGGTCGATGACACCTCGCTGCGCAAGGGATTGATGTGGGACGGGTTGCCGGCCTGTCTGACGCTGCAGATTGCCGCACACGCTGCGGAAGCGACGCTGGAGATCGACGGCGAGCCCGCCACGGACGGAACGGCCGCGCTGACGGCGATGGTGCGGCGCATGCTCGGTCTGACCCAGCCGGTCGAGCAGTTTGAACAGTGCTACCGCGACCACCCGCAGCTCGGTGCGCTGATCCGGCATCATCCGGGGTTGCGGGTTCCGCTCAGCGCCACGCCGTTCGAGGCGCTGGCCTGGGCGATCACCGGCCAGCAGATCAGTGTCGGGGCGGCGATCTCGGTCCGTCGCCGCTTTATCCAGACCGCCGGTATCGCGCACCGCAGCGGCCTGTTCTGCCACCCGGACCCGCACCGGGTCGCCGCCCTCGATGAAGACCGGCTGCGCCAGGCCGGGCTGTCGCGTGGCAAGGCGCAGACCCTGCTGGCGCTGAGCCAGTGCGTGATCGACGGACAGCTGCCGCTGGATGACTGGCTCGGAGCGCCACCGGTCGATGACATCCGTGCCCGGCTGCTGCAGGTGCGCGGCATCGGCCCGTGGACGGTCAGCTATGGGCTGCTGCGCGGATACGGCTGGCTGGATGGTTCGCTGCATGGTGATGTCGCCGTCCGGCGCAATCTGCAGCGGCTGCTCGGGCGCGACGACAAGCCGGACGCCGCCGAGACCGAACGCTGGCTGGCCGGCTTTTCGCCATGGCGGGCGCTGGTCGCCGCCCACTTGTGGGCCATGCAGGCGGCAGACGGCTATTGACGGCCGGTTGCGGGCAACGAGTCATGGACAGCGCAAATGAAATTGATAATAATTATCGTTTTATTAATTTACCTGAACGCAGTCCATGTCCCTGCCGCGACGATTCCGTCTGTCCCCCTTGCTGCTCGCCACCGTTTCCCCCTTGTTGCTGACCGCCGCCGCCCGTGCCCAGACCGGGGACGCCGACGCGCCATCCACCGCCACCCTGCCGACAGTCACCATCGACGCCAGTGCCGATGCTTCGGCTGGCGGGCTCAGCAAACCGTATGCCGGCGGGCAGGTCGCCCGGGGCGGTCGGGTCGGTTTTCTCGGCACCCGGGACGATCTCGAGACCCCGTTCAGCATGACCAGCTATACCAGCAAGCTGATCCAGGATCGCCAGGCGCGCAGTGTCGGCGACGTGCT from Microvirgula aerodenitrificans DSM 15089 encodes the following:
- the gdhA gene encoding NADP-specific glutamate dehydrogenase, with the translated sequence MAYVAETIAALQHSSPAQREFYQACEEVLLSLQPLLDTDPKYRRHNIVSRIVEPERQIMFRVAWVDDRGEVQVNKGYRIEFNSAIGPYKGGLRFHPSVNAGVIKFLGFEQIFKNSLTGLAIGGGKGGANFDPKGKSDNEIMRFCQAFMSELYRHIGPTIDVPAGDIGVGAREIGYLFGQYKRLTGRYEGVLTGKGLNWGGSLARKEATGYGTVYFAGQMLADAGQTLEGKTCVVSGAGNVAIYTIEKLQACGARPVTASDSTGFVHDPAGIDLALLKQVKEVEHASLARYAEQRGGVRFVPVSDYASGRNAVWSVPCDAAFPCATQNELNGDDATQLLNNGCKLVAEGANMPSTQEAVSRFLDAGILYGPGKAANAGGVATSQLEMSQNASMQQWSFEQVDARLHEIMTGIYRQASETAREFGEPHNLVLGANIAGFRKVADAMIEQGVV
- a CDS encoding DNA-3-methyladenine glycosylase family protein, translated to MPTDRTTTFRCHLDLPAGFRRGDLLAFHRRDPQQQAEQVDDTSLRKGLMWDGLPACLTLQIAAHAAEATLEIDGEPATDGTAALTAMVRRMLGLTQPVEQFEQCYRDHPQLGALIRHHPGLRVPLSATPFEALAWAITGQQISVGAAISVRRRFIQTAGIAHRSGLFCHPDPHRVAALDEDRLRQAGLSRGKAQTLLALSQCVIDGQLPLDDWLGAPPVDDIRARLLQVRGIGPWTVSYGLLRGYGWLDGSLHGDVAVRRNLQRLLGRDDKPDAAETERWLAGFSPWRALVAAHLWAMQAADGY